CCGGAGGCCTCTCCTCCAGCTCTCAACCCGTCACGGAAAACCCGCCCGCACTTTCACTCTCAGGGGGCGTTGCGGGGTCTCCCCGCTGATGGGGGTGTGTCGGTAACGCCAGTGCCGACCAGGGGGAAGACTTTCCCCTCCCATCCCCTTCCAGATCGCGACCTTCTTGGTTCCAATTAGCGACCCATTGACTCCCAATCAGCCGAGGCAGATAGTTCCAAATGTCGGAGACTAGAGGACGGGATGTTCAAGCGGTTTATAGAGCGCAGGGCGGAGGAAGCCCTTTCGGATACGCCCGTGGTTCTCATTGTAGGGCCACGGCGGGCTGGCAAAACCACGCTCGTCAAGAAGATGGGGGAAGCCGGCCGCACCTATATCACGCTGGACGACCAGACCGTGCTGGAGGCTGCGCGGTCCGATCCGGCCGGGTTCATCCGGGGACTGGATCGGGCCATCATCGACGAGATTCAACGCGCGCCCGACCTGCTGCTGGCGATCAAGAAGACGGTTGACGAGGACTATCGTCCGGGCCGATTTCTCCTCACGGGCTCAGCCAATGTGCTGACCTTGCCACGGGTCGCCGATAGTCTCGCCGGCCGCATGGAAACGCTCGAGATGCTGCCGCTGGCACGGGCCGAGATCGAGGGCAGGACGCCGACCTTTCTGGAGCGTCTCTTCGGGGGAAAGCTGCAAAAGCCAAGCAAAGCGATCGTTGGCGACGATCTCGTCCACTCCGTCCTGCTCGGCGGCTTTCCCGAGGCGATCGCCCGTGAGAGCGAGCGGCGCCGGCAGGACTGGGCGCGATCCTATCTCACCTCGGTTCTCACCCGCGATCTCAGGGACATCGCAGAGGTCGAGAAGCTGACCGAGCTCCCGAAATTCGTGCGGTTGCTGGCCGAGCATTCCAGCCAATTGGTCAACTATTCGCAATTCGGAGCCAGCATCAATGTCAGCCACAAGACGGGACAGCGCTACGTCGGGCTGCTCGAACAGGTCTTTCTGATCGCGACGCTGCAGCCCTGGTTCACCAACGCGCTGAAGCGCATCGTCAAGACACCGAAGCTACATTTCCTCGATTCCGGCCTGCTGGCGAGCACGCGGGGCCTGACCTTCGACAGGGTGAAGGCGGATCGCGGGACGTTCGGCGCCCTGCTGGAAAGCTTCGTGTTCTCGGAAGTGCTCAAGCTGACGACAGCCTCGGACCTGCGACTGACACCCTATCACTTCCGCGATCGCGACATGCGCGAGGTCGACATCGTGCTGGAGCGTGACGACGGCATGATCGCCGGCATCGAGGTGAAAGCGAGCGCCACGGTCAAGTCCGGCGATTTCGCTGGGCTGCGCGCCTTGGCCGAAGCCTGCGGAGACCGCTTTGCTTTTGGCACCGTGCTGTATGACAGCACGGATATTGTGCCATTTGGTGACCGACTGGCTGCGGCGCCATTGTCCTGTCTGTGGAGTTGAGCGGATGTGCAAAGATTGCCGACTGATCAACCTTCGCGATGCAATGATCGTGGGAGGCCTCCGTGAGCCTGTATGAGAGGTGGTGCGACGCCACGAGAGAAAAAGACAAACGCAAGTACTACTGGACCTATGTCGAGAAGCATGGTGGCCGCGATGAAATCCAGGGGGACTTGGCTGAAACGATCCGTTCGCATTACGACCGACTGGAACGCATTGCGGAGGACGTGGACCGGCTCGGATACAAGGTCGCCGCCGAGATCCTCAGCGAGGCGATGCCTCAGACGTCCAAGGGTCGTTCGGGCGATCTCGGCGAAATTCTCGCGACTGAGCTCGTCGAGGAGGAGATTGGCCTGCGTGTCCCTGTGCGTCGTCTCCGCTACAAGGACGGGCGCAACATGGCCATGCGCGGAGATGATTTCATCGGTGCCGGGTATGACAGTAAAGGCGAGAAGCTCTGGCTCCTGAAAGGCGAAGCCAAAAGCAACAAGGTGCTCGGTAAGGCCACGGTCACGAGCGCACGCAAGGTGCTCAACCGCGATAGCGGTCGGTGTACGCCGGACTCGCTGCTGTTCGTTGCAAACCGCCTGCTGGAAAGCAACGACCCGGACGACAACGCACTGGGCCGCAGCCTTCGCGACGAGGTGGGCCTGAAGTCTCTCCGGGCGGATCGCATCGATCACATGCTTTTCACTATATCGGGCAACGGTCCACACGCTTCGTTGAAACAGGATCTCGAGGCGACCGGCACCAATCGAGACCATTATGTCGTGAACATACACGTCAAAGACCACCAGGACTTCATCGCGGCCATGTACCAGGAGGCGGAAGATCTTGGAGACGATTGACGAGCTGACAACTTTCCTGACGGATGCGACCGTCGATGGCATCCTCGGACGCCTGCTATATCGCGGCGCGGCATGGTCGCTGATGCGCGAAAACGGTGTACTGCCGCCGAATGCGCCGCCGCTCGGCGCGACGATCGAAACGGATCTTGCGGAACACGGCTTTGCTTTGCTTCG
The window above is part of the Salipiger abyssi genome. Proteins encoded here:
- a CDS encoding HamA C-terminal domain-containing protein — its product is MSLYERWCDATREKDKRKYYWTYVEKHGGRDEIQGDLAETIRSHYDRLERIAEDVDRLGYKVAAEILSEAMPQTSKGRSGDLGEILATELVEEEIGLRVPVRRLRYKDGRNMAMRGDDFIGAGYDSKGEKLWLLKGEAKSNKVLGKATVTSARKVLNRDSGRCTPDSLLFVANRLLESNDPDDNALGRSLRDEVGLKSLRADRIDHMLFTISGNGPHASLKQDLEATGTNRDHYVVNIHVKDHQDFIAAMYQEAEDLGDD
- a CDS encoding ATP-binding protein; translation: MFKRFIERRAEEALSDTPVVLIVGPRRAGKTTLVKKMGEAGRTYITLDDQTVLEAARSDPAGFIRGLDRAIIDEIQRAPDLLLAIKKTVDEDYRPGRFLLTGSANVLTLPRVADSLAGRMETLEMLPLARAEIEGRTPTFLERLFGGKLQKPSKAIVGDDLVHSVLLGGFPEAIARESERRRQDWARSYLTSVLTRDLRDIAEVEKLTELPKFVRLLAEHSSQLVNYSQFGASINVSHKTGQRYVGLLEQVFLIATLQPWFTNALKRIVKTPKLHFLDSGLLASTRGLTFDRVKADRGTFGALLESFVFSEVLKLTTASDLRLTPYHFRDRDMREVDIVLERDDGMIAGIEVKASATVKSGDFAGLRALAEACGDRFAFGTVLYDSTDIVPFGDRLAAAPLSCLWS